One segment of Solanum lycopersicum chromosome 1, SLM_r2.1 DNA contains the following:
- the LOC138341732 gene encoding uncharacterized protein, with product MKGLMRFAKKGKLSPRYIGPFEIIERIGEVAYQLALPPGLSSVHPVFHISMLKKYHQGGDHVIQWNTMLLDQNLTFEEEPVTILDRQIWKLRSKEIASVKVQWKNCPVEETTWETESDMRSKYPHLFDHSDSIPSWSTSRGVV from the exons atgaagggtttGATGAGGTTTGCAAAGAAGGGCAAGttgagcccaaggtatattggtccttttgagaTTATTgagcgtattggtgaggtggcgtatcagttggctttgccacctggTTTGTCAAGTgtccatcctgtatttcatatttcaatgcttaagaagtatcatcagggtggtgaTCATGTGATTCAATGGAATACAAtgttacttgatcagaatttgacttttgaggaagagccagtcaccattttggataggcaaatttggaagctaaggtccaaggagattgcttcagtaaaggttcagtggaagaattgTCCAGTGGAGGAGACAACATGGGAGACAGAGTCggacatgaggagtaaatatcctcatctttttgatcATTCAG attcgattccgagttGGAGCACATCTCGAGGAGTAGTGTGA